A section of the Bacillus sp. HSf4 genome encodes:
- a CDS encoding DUF3578 domain-containing protein: protein MKRVLSTYQQAKHEEFKGHPLSHLICHEIKDTFFKVVDLEPSIYHVAGSVGKGRWAEIPWVSIFIKNLTTSATRGYYIVYLFSADGSGVYVSLNQGWTYFKEKYGTKIGRAKIQKIASIIREKLNTIPQNMNLTNIDLKGEGDLARGYELGHVCGRFYDVSNFPSSEDIISDLQALLVTYKEIEGLIGYRSIEQFNDFILLQEDGQFLEDRNNEEQYQLAAQTFIISENASVGYEVNQKRERPQPIINQGGQKQWTRNASLASKAMMLSNYTCEIDHSHKTFISKSTNKPYVECHHLVPIAKQEEFKYDLDQLANLVSLCPHCHRLIHYGQDKEKEKLLKKLYDQRKDHLKKIGVEITFSYLKGMY from the coding sequence ATGAAGCGCGTTTTATCAACATATCAACAAGCAAAACATGAGGAATTTAAGGGGCACCCTTTGTCGCACCTTATTTGTCATGAAATAAAGGACACTTTTTTTAAAGTTGTTGACTTAGAACCTAGTATATATCATGTAGCAGGTTCTGTTGGAAAAGGTCGTTGGGCTGAGATTCCTTGGGTTTCAATTTTTATAAAGAATTTAACGACTTCGGCGACAAGGGGCTACTATATTGTTTACTTATTTAGTGCAGATGGAAGCGGTGTTTATGTTAGTTTGAATCAAGGATGGACCTACTTTAAAGAAAAGTATGGAACAAAAATAGGTAGGGCCAAAATCCAAAAAATAGCTTCTATTATCAGAGAAAAACTAAATACCATACCTCAAAATATGAACCTTACAAATATTGATTTAAAGGGCGAAGGTGATCTTGCGAGAGGATATGAGTTAGGACATGTATGTGGTCGTTTTTATGATGTTAGCAATTTTCCGAGTTCAGAAGACATCATAAGCGATTTACAAGCTTTATTAGTTACATACAAAGAAATAGAAGGTCTTATCGGATATCGATCAATAGAACAGTTTAATGATTTTATTCTATTGCAGGAAGATGGCCAATTTTTAGAAGACCGGAATAACGAAGAGCAATATCAATTAGCAGCCCAAACATTTATCATATCTGAGAATGCGAGTGTGGGATATGAAGTCAATCAAAAGAGAGAACGTCCACAACCTATCATTAATCAAGGTGGTCAAAAGCAATGGACAAGAAATGCAAGTCTTGCCTCAAAAGCTATGATGCTTTCAAACTATACATGTGAAATTGACCATTCCCACAAAACTTTTATCTCTAAATCTACCAACAAGCCCTATGTTGAATGTCATCATCTTGTCCCTATCGCCAAGCAAGAGGAGTTCAAATATGACTTAGATCAACTGGCAAACTTGGTCAGCCTATGTCCACACTGTCATCGCCTTATTCATTATGGTCAAGATAAGGAGAAGGAAAAACTGTTGAAAAAATTGTATGATCAGCGGAAGGATCACTTGAAAAAGATAGGAGTTGAAATTACTTTTTCTTATCTTAAAGGAATGTATTGA
- a CDS encoding DUF5655 domain-containing protein encodes MYLFQLNHQDLKEIREKPFKKEKDIQQLCEKNLKQLLGLKFIASEFRVAGFDTLAFDDQTQSFVIIEYKNKKHSSVIDQGYAYLSIMLNNKADFILEYNENQGRHLKRNSIDWLQSRIIFISPEFTTHQKESINFRDLPMELWEIKRYENDLIQMNPIRPNRTSGSINTISNQSEAIEQESREIKVFTEEDHLIRKPDEVIDLYHQFKEDILNVGDNISVKATKLYIAFTVNKRNMVEVLLLKRCLKIWINTKKGELDDPAGLMRDVSETGHWGNGDYEVQISDEEHVEYIIGLIKQVYEKNKV; translated from the coding sequence ATGTATCTATTTCAATTAAATCATCAAGATCTGAAAGAAATCCGGGAAAAACCGTTTAAGAAAGAAAAAGACATACAACAGCTTTGTGAAAAGAATTTAAAGCAATTGTTGGGCCTTAAATTCATCGCGTCTGAGTTTCGAGTTGCCGGCTTTGATACGCTGGCATTTGATGATCAGACGCAATCGTTTGTCATTATTGAATATAAAAATAAGAAGCACTCAAGCGTGATTGACCAAGGCTATGCTTATTTGTCCATCATGCTTAATAACAAAGCAGACTTCATTCTTGAATATAATGAAAATCAAGGAAGGCATTTGAAAAGGAATAGCATTGATTGGTTACAATCAAGGATTATCTTTATTTCGCCTGAGTTTACTACACACCAAAAGGAATCCATTAATTTTAGAGATTTACCAATGGAATTGTGGGAAATTAAAAGGTATGAAAATGACCTGATACAAATGAATCCTATCAGACCAAATAGGACATCGGGTTCGATAAACACAATTTCGAATCAAAGTGAAGCGATTGAACAAGAGAGCAGGGAAATCAAAGTATTTACTGAAGAAGATCATCTAATCCGCAAGCCTGATGAGGTGATTGACCTATACCATCAGTTCAAAGAAGACATTTTAAATGTAGGTGACAACATATCAGTCAAAGCGACAAAGCTGTATATCGCATTTACTGTTAATAAGCGTAACATGGTAGAGGTTCTTCTCTTAAAAAGGTGTTTGAAAATTTGGATCAACACCAAAAAGGGCGAGCTGGATGATCCGGCGGGTTTAATGAGAGATGTTTCTGAGACCGGCCACTGGGGAAACGGCGATTATGAAGTGCAAATCAGCGATGAAGAGCATGTTGAATATATCATCGGTTTGATTAAACAAGTTTATGAGAAAAATAAAGTTTAA
- a CDS encoding sigma-70 family RNA polymerase sigma factor: MKSESSVSDDCFCQNFNKHINADEAHRDLAQLKSRLSEVKKNPVMKEFLEDPDNNEIFYVALKHPTNKNLAALDERFKSFYRINRIIRYLSGFIRRYPIDYDKRVKRRNNRYQLILNKPLSDFKDEPQNEISDMISNNQSIDPLEQIISTEQSIFPICNEPLNKAVSHLTPKQAKILQLYYEKGFSNKVIGWFFGQTEQNISYWHKKTLKQLKEALEVRGGSIHES; this comes from the coding sequence ATGAAAAGTGAGTCCAGTGTTTCTGATGACTGCTTCTGTCAAAATTTCAACAAACATATTAATGCCGATGAAGCGCATCGTGACTTGGCGCAATTAAAAAGCCGCTTATCAGAAGTTAAGAAAAATCCGGTGATGAAGGAATTTTTAGAAGATCCAGACAACAATGAGATCTTTTATGTTGCCCTTAAGCATCCTACGAATAAAAACCTAGCCGCTTTAGATGAGAGGTTTAAGTCTTTTTATCGCATCAATCGCATTATTCGTTACCTATCTGGGTTTATTCGAAGATACCCAATCGATTATGACAAAAGGGTAAAAAGAAGAAACAACAGATATCAATTAATACTGAATAAGCCTCTCTCCGATTTTAAAGATGAACCCCAAAATGAAATAAGCGACATGATCTCTAACAACCAAAGTATTGATCCACTAGAACAAATTATATCTACTGAGCAATCCATTTTCCCAATATGCAACGAGCCACTAAATAAGGCAGTAAGTCATCTTACTCCGAAACAAGCAAAGATTCTGCAGCTATATTATGAAAAAGGATTTAGCAATAAAGTAATTGGATGGTTTTTTGGACAGACAGAGCAGAACATATCATACTGGCACAAAAAAACCTTAAAACAATTAAAAGAAGCCCTTGAAGTCCGAGGAGGGAGTATACATGAATCCTGA
- a CDS encoding YvrJ family protein: MTVVGNFGFPLVLAVYLLLRFEKKIESLTEAINHLRSVIKK; the protein is encoded by the coding sequence ATGACGGTCGTTGGCAACTTTGGCTTTCCGTTAGTTTTAGCAGTTTATTTGCTTCTCCGTTTTGAGAAAAAGATTGAATCCTTAACGGAAGCAATAAATCATCTAAGATCCGTCATAAAAAAGTGA
- a CDS encoding glutaredoxin family protein — protein MKITVFINPTCNPCKALKQWLWKNNVEFIERDAINDEAAARELRSLNVNFTPYTVIETAEGRHEISGADIKKISEVLSMEKSIKVF, from the coding sequence TTGAAAATAACAGTTTTTATCAATCCGACATGTAATCCATGTAAGGCTCTAAAACAATGGCTATGGAAAAATAACGTGGAGTTTATAGAAAGAGATGCTATAAATGATGAGGCTGCCGCTCGAGAGCTCAGAAGTCTTAATGTGAATTTCACTCCTTACACTGTGATTGAAACAGCAGAAGGAAGGCATGAGATTTCAGGAGCGGATATCAAGAAAATCAGTGAAGTATTATCAATGGAAAAATCGATCAAGGTGTTTTAA
- a CDS encoding Rap family tetratricopeptide repeat protein — protein sequence MGKVASEVVAGVLNEFHLAIKKHDIQQAKHLFEEAKSMFAEMEENQNVLVYFSLLEERYRMMLFDARGERRPHQSYFNDSQANAIEQTDDMIDYYFYFFEAMHEAYNKNVERAISLYKVAEKRLAKIPDKIEAAEFYFKVSWLYMSLRQNAVSLNYAKDAMNIYSMHDGYEKKLAISMVVMGTNYMQMQRFQDAEGYFQKSIEISKEIDDSFLEAMLHHNISIFYSNSGRSQDCILAVQHALSNSEWCASSYYINSLYMLVREFFKIGETEAALYYYQKGQKELEKNGNKIYEKKINIIYELYRHENAKTIKDDIHALEEMNDLDGVCDLSLLISSHYERKGDYKEALEFAKIAMTAENKMRSLGSEVLS from the coding sequence ATGGGGAAGGTCGCTTCTGAAGTGGTGGCGGGGGTGTTGAACGAATTCCATCTGGCCATTAAAAAGCACGATATTCAGCAGGCGAAGCATCTTTTTGAAGAGGCGAAGTCGATGTTTGCCGAGATGGAAGAGAATCAGAATGTGCTCGTCTATTTCTCGCTGCTTGAGGAGCGGTACCGGATGATGCTTTTTGATGCCAGGGGAGAGCGCCGGCCGCATCAGTCTTACTTCAATGATTCGCAAGCGAACGCAATCGAACAGACGGATGATATGATTGATTACTATTTCTACTTTTTTGAGGCGATGCATGAGGCATACAACAAGAATGTTGAGCGGGCGATCAGCCTTTATAAGGTTGCCGAGAAAAGATTGGCGAAGATTCCCGACAAAATCGAAGCGGCCGAGTTTTATTTTAAAGTGTCCTGGCTGTATATGTCGCTCAGGCAGAACGCGGTTTCCTTGAACTACGCGAAAGACGCGATGAATATTTACAGCATGCATGACGGGTACGAAAAGAAGCTGGCGATTTCCATGGTTGTCATGGGGACAAATTATATGCAGATGCAGCGTTTTCAAGATGCGGAAGGATATTTCCAAAAGTCGATCGAAATTTCAAAAGAGATAGACGATTCGTTTTTAGAGGCGATGCTCCATCATAATATCAGCATTTTTTATTCGAATTCAGGCCGGTCCCAGGACTGTATCCTTGCCGTGCAGCACGCGTTGAGCAATTCCGAATGGTGTGCGTCCAGTTATTATATCAACTCTCTGTACATGCTGGTGAGGGAGTTTTTCAAAATAGGAGAAACAGAAGCGGCTCTGTACTACTATCAAAAAGGACAGAAGGAATTAGAGAAAAACGGGAATAAGATTTATGAAAAGAAAATAAACATTATTTATGAATTGTATCGTCATGAAAACGCAAAGACCATCAAAGATGACATCCATGCCTTGGAAGAGATGAATGATTTAGACGGCGTCTGCGACCTTTCATTGCTTATCTCAAGCCATTACGAAAGGAAAGGAGACTACAAGGAAGCGCTGGAATTTGCTAAAATAGCAATGACAGCCGAAAACAAAATGAGATCATTAGGGAGTGAGGTATTGTCATGA